The window CAAACTTTTTCCGTCAGACAAGGCAGCTTGTGATGGAGGACAAAAACTTATATTAAGTAAAGGACACTACAAAAGaattggtaaaaaaaaaaaaatccttcaGAAAACTCATTGTACagaattatattaaaatatgcaAACTGGATAAGAAGAAAGTTACCtgatctaaaaataaataagaagaTTATGCACATTCTCTTTCCACTCTCTATAATTTCTGCATGCTACTCAAAATTCAAAGCACCGAATAAAACTAATACCAATGATATTGTTTACCTGCTGAAAGCTTGTGACACTGTTCCCTTGACCAGTACTTGACCTTGACTCTGCCAAGAAGGCAAGTGAAGAGGCAACCGACTTCTCAGCCTAAGACAAAGGAAGTGGAAAGTATTATATTTCTGACTCAAGCTTTATAATGCCAGTAGATCTACAACAACATTGTTGGACGCAAACCCATATGCACCTCCATGTATCCTATTGACAATCGCAAAGCATAATCAGCAGCTACATGCTGTCTTTCAGTGCCACTAACTGCATCATGATGTTGAGCAATTGCCAAAGCATCAGCTAATGCATCTGTATTTGGTCCCAAGCTACTCCTACCTTTAAAGAATTCCAACTGCCTAGCTGCCTgttataaaaacaaataaagcaAAACACTTTCATAAAAAGGCTGCCAGAATGTACATTTAAAAACATAGCAACTTTTCTGAGAAAGTGACTCACCAGATAGTAAGCACTCAACACTCTGACATAACCTTTAAATGCTGGCCTGCTTGTGAAGTAACCTGTCCAATATGCATTAAGCTTATCTGCATATCTGAAAATGAGACAATATGCTTTAGCTGCATCGCAAACTTATTGGAAGACAGTACCAGAATTTTGAGATCAAACTCACGGGAAGAAATCATCAGTCTTCAGGGGCCACTGCTCATTTGCTGCATATTTTGCATCAGTATAGATGGATGGTGTGGAGTACAAGGCATTGACACGCCCATCCTATAGATTCTCCAAATTAGAAAAGTTTCGTTAAATATGAATTCAACTAGAGCTCAATAGCagttaaaaaaagaatgagaTACCAAATCTCATGAGGGGAGACATTAACACATGCCCGAATGTTATGAAGAAGAAATATGAGCATgtcaaaatgaaagaaagatatGATTACTTTATTCATTCATCTTCATTCCTCTTCAGTaaaattcatcaaaatcaaGTACCTGATTGACATAATGAATGAACTTGTCCATCTGTCTGAACCATGAATTTGCATATTGATAACGGAAATCTGTCCCCATGGTCCACATAATATGATTTGTTCGTGTTACATTTGcctaaagaaaagaaaacagttAATTAAACAACTGAGTTACCCATACTGTCATAGAAATTTCAGAAGGAAGCAGAATTCTTCTTTGTTCATAAAGAAACCAATAAATACAAACTGTAAGATCCTACCTGTGCCAGTCCAGCAGCTACAAAGTCATTGACTCGCTCTTGAACATTATAGTCAAATAGGAGAACATCATCCTTCAGTTAAAACCTTcatgttaatatattatatatgcATGACCAAAAAGTAGACACAAAAGTGATACTTTAACCTTTTACAAGGTTTACCTGAATGGGCGGTGAGACATCATTTATTTCAAATGTGAAACCATCAGGAGGATCATAATGCCTGGGGAATATACCAGTGAATATCTGCAAGTGAACTCAGAATATGAGTGATCAAACGAATGTTTGAAATATCAACAAAAGCCACCATAAAAAGGAGTAAACGTAATATTCTTTGTGCATGAAACAAAGTTTAATCAAGGAGTAAACAGAACCCAGTTCAGAAATCAAAGAGTGAGAAAGGCATGATAGATATTAAGGCCCAAACCTGTGAGGATGAACCAAGGGACTTCGAACCCTGCCATATAACCTCAAGAGTCTTCTCTTTCAAGCGCTTAGCTCTATCTTGATAATCAATTCGAGCAAAAAATAGAGAGTCAAATCCTAGCTGCAATAATTACAACTCAAACATTAGACAATAATCTTTATTCTATAGAGTGTACCTCACGAGTACCATAACAAGTTTCTATATATCCATCAAAGCACATTTCATGAACCAAACAAAAAGCGAAATCCTGTTGAAGATCTACATCTATATATACCAAATTTCCAATCCTACCTCTGCACCAAGCAAATAAGCTTGCACAGCAGAATGCCCAAAAGGATCAATCTGCCAACCAACTCTAGGGATCTGACCAAATTCATCTTTGATGTACTTGTGTCCTAAGGTTGTCTGATCAATCAAGTCAATGTAATGTGGGGTTGCctcatcatgcatacacatACCACCATTTCtacaaaggaagaaagttttccggaaaaaaaaaattaaacactTATAAACAAATAGCTTTCATGAAGACGATAAATTACTCAtgattttctaatttttactTTCATTTAAGTTGACCTAAATGCTATTATAGAAAAAGATGGGAGCACAATATTTAAGCATATTACATGAACTCTAGTTGACCGGAGTCGACTAGCTCCTTCACTATAATCTTCTTAGCATTACTCTGCTGTCTCCACCACCTTTGAAAGAAAGCCTGAAAAGGAAAACGAAACCCATTTACATGGGCAAACGAAACCCAGAAGAACGAAGGCTTCAAGAAAAAGCctttataaaaggaaaattaaattacCATCTCAACATAGatgaattttctatttttatcttctaaCAAAGCTGAAATGACAGAATCCAAGACGTTCTGTACACAAGCTCCCTGTTCAGACAAACGATCAATTCAACGACCTTAAAAATCATATCCCAAACCCCAATTTAGCAAGAATCAaataccaaaaaaagaaaaaaaccatgCAAGAAAGAGTACCCGAATAGAATTGTTGCCACCAAAGTAGTACTGATCAACAGTCTTCAACCAACCAACATCATCATGAGAATGGGGCACCAAGTGGACATTGATTTTACCAGGAATAATCCTTTGGGTAGTGTAGTATTCTATGTAACTTGATTTTGCACTATTCACAACTCCTGCCAAAAGGATCGCAAACAGCATGGTGATCGCCATAAAGCATAGAGCTGCAAAGGCCAAAGGGTAAAAGCAGACTGGAAAAGTTGAACTTGGgttttcactcttttaaatGGTCAACTTAATTTTGTACTGCAAATTccccttctttttcttattcttattttttgaacTCTTTGGAGGAAAGCAAAGAGTTTGCTTGTAAGGAAGGAGGCGTGTGCAGTTTCATTTGAGAGTATTTCCTGCTGTCTGAGAGTGTCTCTGACCTTCTGATAATGACTCTAATGTCTGTTTCTCTCATCTTATCCTTTTGGTTAGAGACATTATCATATTCAAAAAACATCTGCCTAATTTGCAATAGACATTTCAGCATGTTGACGAGGCCCTCGTATTCCTTTTCCTTGAATGATTCCCAACACTTCATCACGTTACAACTGTAATTTGTTTGTTTATCCACTGCTGCTTAAAGACAATCAATTgcgaaataaaataaaaataaaattaaataaaaaaagacatAGACAAAGCCTTTATCTATCTACTCCTATTTGACGAACGTTCCCGAGTCATATATACACAGGGCAATAAGTAAGTATGATTCGTAATACATGTATACACGCACTAGTCTAATGTAAGTCTTGATAACCCATATTTAGGAGTAGGTTAGTtccattttaaaatataaaaaattaaattaatcaaatttttataaaaaaataaataaatcaatattaattaaattataataaaaatttaaaataattaaaatcgaTTTATCTCTATTTGTTTAGTcgattattttgatttaaatataaataacctttaaatatatttttaaaagtattaataatatttaaatttgtaaattttgaatataaaaattaataacaaaataaattactctttctaaattattaatattaaaattaaaaattaatctggattaacttaatttaataaatttggatagattattttgaaaataataatccAAGGGATTCATGCTGCCCGTTTGGGCCGTTGTTAACAAACGCGGCCTGTATTTTGCAAGGGCTTCCTCAAGCAACCCATGAAAGAATAAGAATATGTAAATAACCAGTCAAACTTGGGCTACATTATGGGCCTAAAAGGCTGTCTTATTACCCATTTGATGTTTGGTTGTAAGGATATTTCTATCCTGATTCCAGCCCCGAAATCCCAGTACTAGTACAACAAATTCTTCAAAAACCCTAGAAAATCCAAAACTTCCCCAAAATTTCAATCCATTCACCATGGAAGACAGCTTCAATGTCCGAGTCGGCAAAGCTTTTGGCTCCCTcgcttcatcttcttcttcaaaatcACAATCTTTGAGCTCTCTTTGGAGCCTCACCGACCACGAAATCGAGAAACGAGAATGGAACCGAGACAAGGAGAGTCCAGAACGACCCGAGGAGGAGGAGGGGTTGCTCGAGAAGTTTCGATGGAAGAAGACCATTACTTTCCGTGCGGAGCTTGAGAAGGATCTCGATGACCTGGACGAGGATGAGGAGGACGAAGAAGAAGCACGTGCGTCGTCGACTTCGAGTAAAGGTGGTAAACCAGAGGATTATAATGATGAAGAGTGGGAGATTAAGTCTTCCATCGGAAGGGACTGTACTCTTGATTACGAGGTTACCTctcagtttttttttcttttaatgaactgaatattcatgaaATGATTATGATTGAGCTAGGTGTAGTGAAagttaaaaacttttttcaagaAGTCGaagttaaatttttgaatttaatacGGCTAGTAAAGAAGCATGTAGAAGAAGTGAACTGGGGTTATTTGAATTACTATAATTTTGCTTCCTTTATGTCGAAATTTAATTGCAAGAAGGAAATAGCAACAAATAAATTGCAAAATTAACTAATAACCAGAAAAGGTATATGACATTTTGACTTCCTGGAGTTATCATTTTGTCTCAGATCTTAGGATTGATATAAGGTTGTAGGTTTATGTTCTCTTCTGGCATTCTGGTGTTGATTTTTGCTTCCTGGGGTACTTGTGCAGGAAGAGGAAGATCAGTATGATAAAGTGGCTGTTGGCAGGGAGAAGACCGGAGATCGCCTTTACATGAAGGATGTAAATGACTATGAGATAGATGCAGATTCTGGCAATGTGCTTCCAACTACGTTCAGGGATTTCAGTAGAGATCCGCGTGCCAATCACATTGCCGCAAAACTTAGGCTCAAGGAAGATGCAGAAGCTGCTAAGAAAAGGCTCGAAGAAGATGCTGAAACCGCCAAAAAGATTGATTCGTTGCGGGTGTCTGATAGTGATGGACCTGCTGGCATGGATGCTCATGTTAGCACATTTGAGGATGGGAACCTGAAATCCATTTTGAAGAGAAAGGATGATGCTGAGTCAAATCCAAAGCCACAGAAACGTGTCCGTTTCGATTCTGAATGTaaaaatgatttcaatgaAGGGTCTGAAGGAGCTGAAGATGTCCCAAAGGAAGCTTGCTTGACAGATGAAGAGGAAGCTATGGTATCCAACAAGGCCTCTACTTTACCTCAGGATTATCCCTCTGGAATTCCAGATTACTTGCGGAACCCTTCAAAATATACACGATATACATTTGATTTGAgtgatgttgatgatggatcaAATCGGCAAGCCTATATGGACTTTCTTAAGCTGATTAAGAGGTCAGATGCTACAGAACCACTGGCAGATGATGATCCAAGTGATCTTACAAAACCAGTTACTTTTATACCAAAGAGGAAAACCAGTGATGTCATTATGGGAGAAAGTTGCAGTGAGCCAAAACAAATCCGGGAAGATACTGAAAAGGAGTCCATGCATAGGAGAGGCTTACCTATTGGAATTGCAGCTGGGGATACCAATGATGGAGTTTGTGCAATGGAGGAAGATGAACCACAAACAATTATTGACAAGAGAAACATCTCACAGAGATCAGGCCGTCAATATCGCATGAAACCTAGCTCAGAGTCCCGTGATTAGTATTAGATCACTAATGGAATTCTGACCTGTGACTATTCTGTTTCTCTTTTTAGATGGATTATAAGCAACAGAGCTAGCAGACATATATCAGCAAGATGGTGCACTTCGTGTAGACAGAAGCAAATAAGATAAAAGAACATAGCTTTGCGTGGTTAAACAGTTTAACTTTGACTCAATCAAATGATTcaatcttttccttttatgtaTTTCCTTGACTAAACACAAAGTTCTAATCCTCTGTATAGTTGTATGCCTCTGCTTAATAATAGCATCATCCTTTGAGATATTAGTGACTGTTTGCTGTAGTATGTCCTTGATGTAGTCTGGCAAGATGAACCCGTCTTGTTTTCTCATGATCTGGAAGAACATCCACTAGAGCAGAATGTTTCCTGTTGTGGCACAAGAACAACATCCACCAGAACAGAACGTTTCCTGTTGTGGCACAATCAGCTTATAGCCGTCCGTCATCCATGCAGGGAGCCTTACTGGCTGCTTGAAAACAGGCATTTTCTGAAATTCGATCATCCTTAAAACGGAACAGAATCTGGGTATAACACATTCCACAGTTACTTTTGATTAAGAAAAGGATCGCAATGCAGGACCAATTCCTGTAGTGGTGCAATTGGCTTATGGCAGACCAGCATCCACTGCAAGGAGTCTAGTTGGTTGCTCAAAGCCAGAAATAAAGAGTTCGCATGACCTGCAACTGGATCATCCTGAAACGGAACAGAATCAGAGTTTACACATTCCACAGATAACTTTTGATTCAGAAAAAGCCAACCCTGTTCCAACATGCCTTATTGGAAGAACGCTAGTGGCAGCTTGTTCCCTGGCATTCCTCCCTTAACCATCCTTAAGCTGTTTTTTTTAACAGCTTTGTTGGTGTGATAGTGTCTGTGCCATCCCTTCCAATCAACAATGACAGGAACATAAATTGTCTTGGCACTATGATGAATGAGACCTATCTGTTGTCTCAAAATAAGCTTAACAGGTTATAGGGGAAGGCAGATGCCAAAAATAATGATCTATATACACATCTCGAAACAACCATACATAAATGTCTTACAATTCGATATCTATAGATAATACTGCATAAACTATTTGctatttctttttcaccaATTCCCTTGAGCTATGATCTATCtgttaaaatagattatataGTGTATTTTTTCATGTTGGGGGCATCAAGAATTCTACACTTGCAACAAAAATTGGTATCAATAAGACAATAACATCCAGCAGCACCTCATCATACACTAACCCTGGGAAACCAATATATTGTCCACCATTTGTCTGGAAAATAATGGCAAGAATCAGAGCCGATGCATACAATGGCAAATTCAGCACCTAGAATAATCGCTTTCTGCAATCTTCTGCTCCACAGTAGCAGGTCATCCGTTTTACCTTCCCATCAGGACCATAAACGCTATCAAGGGCATAACCATAGTCATAAGTAAGCTCCTACAAGCAAGAATATCAAAATAGAAGTATCCAGTTATTCCAAACTCCAGCCAATATATCCAAGTAATGCAAGAggggaaaatatatataaatcataCCAAGAGCCTATGGTTAATATCAATGGCGCATGAGCCCAAAAATTTAACTCAAGCTCCAAGCAAATTACCATAATATTGTAATGTAATATAGATAAAATTATGTTAAAACCCAGAAAATTGGTATCGAACACCTTCCCAAGAAAATCCAAAGGTGCTCCTACAAACATCAAAGTAAGGAAAAATCACCTGCAAAGGGGGAATGTTGTCTGCTGCAAAGAGCATCACTCGAGCTAGTTTAAAATCCTGATGCGCACTCAGGACACACTGGATAAAGAGGTTAGGCTCACAGCTATGATTGATAAATCTTGCAACATTTCCAAAAGAACCAGCATCAATGCAGAACTCTGGCACACTCTCTGACCTCTGTTCATCATTTTTGTCCATGTTCTGGATCATTGGCAAAGACGCATCTTGTTGCCGCCTCTgtcaaggaaaacaaaaacataataatCATACATGCAAGCGAAAACAACCGATCTATGATTTCAGAGGAGTAAAACTGAATATAGCACAAATCAGAGAAACAGTGTTTTCAATAAAAACAGGTTTCCCGTGAACTCCAATAAAGGTTGGGCCCTTTAAGTTATGATTGTGGATTTAAACTTAACACTTAATGCCTTGCTTTATTTTCCTCCTAAATGGAAAGAACTCAACCATTTCCTTCCTCCTCTGTACCTCTTAAGAAACAGAAAAGTGAGGAATTTTAGCAaacataaaatgaaaaaaagggaGGATAAGCAACGGGACAAATGGAGACGCATTCAGTAAAAGTACTCCTagaaattatgaattattgTACCTCAAGTGGTATTCCCACTAAAGGACATATCGATGTGATGTGACCTTTGCGTAGATATTACAACAATATACACTTCATAAGTCAGAATGACATAATATTTCGGCAGGGGCAGCTTTAGAAGAAACCTCTTGTAGTTTACTGGCACTAATATACTGAACTAaatattcaacttaaaatgcaaagatagatgtaataatattcTAAAGAGAATAACTATACCTCTCTGCCACCAAGCCCTCTCATAGTTTGCAAGCAATCAATGtcaaaaatgtaattattcTCAGACACATTATCCAGTTCTTCTGTCCTCGTGAGTACTCCAATGTATTCACAAACTGGGGCACCAGCAGGTATAAAATCCCATGATCTAACAGCCCATCCTTTCTTTGGAGTACGGAAGACCTGCCAATTCACATCAGTCAGATTTTATTCAGAGATATTTCAACCATAATCCATCATAGGatcaaacaaagaaatgaGTAGAGTAGTTTTTCTTGCTGGAATAAGAAACCTCCAGTCGATATTTCAATCCTCTCTGAGATGTACGATTCACGCAATTAGCATTACAGCGACATTTTGGACCACATTCAAAAACAATATGCTTGGCTTCTATTAATCTGGAATTGAACAAGGGGAAGAGCACTATTTAGCAAGAAACTTAAAtagtaagaaaaaaagagtatGGTATAAACAATTAAGCCTTCctatttctaaaattttacctGCCACCATCGCGGTGCACATATGGAAAATCAGAACCATTAAGCCTGGCACAAGCACAAGCCTTCGGATCCCAGCAAACTCCCTTGCAATCACATCCAGCAGCATTAGAAGGGAGCTTTATATTTCGTGCAACTTTCATAGACTTGCAATATGTAAAACCTGAAAAACACAGGAACAGGCTGAGATATAGCAATTTATGTATGCACAATATATGGGAGCTAATTCTTTTGTCTACTTCTCAGAATGTATGAAATTGGAGAAAAGGGGTTAAATGATAAGTAAGAGTGAAGAAAAGAGTATCATTAGCATAGCATAAGATGAGGAAAATCAACATATCATTGAACTGAAAAGATTGGCCAGAAGCCAATAAACTCCCAAGTCATGAGAAGAAGCAGATCTCTTCTTGTGGAACTCATATTTACTCGTATAGCCAAAACTCTATCTCCAATAAATTATTGACCACATTGTGAACAAAAATCAAGTCATCATCACTTCAGATAATAAATTTGAAGTAAGCTTACCTGTCGGTGCAACGGGTGGATCATCAACCAGATTAGTTGCTGGAATGGGAACATCCTCTTGACCACCACTTAAGTCCTCACACACCAACCTAAACCAATAAACAATAGAATTGAGAAAGCATAGAAACAAAGATTCAGTAAGCAATAATTCTTATTctgtaaaaattaaattcctCAAGTACCCGCGAATTTCTGAAGGACACTTGGGAACACGCCCATAGGTAAATTGAACCTATCATAAGAGTGAACAAACATGATCTAAAACAATCAGATCTAACAGGAAATTCCAAATTCCCATAGTAAGAATTTTTGCATCATTTGGTTGAGATCTAAGCATCTTCTCATGACAACAAAGTGTTGCCATAATTTTTTCAGAAGTTCAAAATGCAACTTCAGAAAGAATCATTTATTCCACCAATTATCCCCTCTCCAGTAAAACCTCTTTCATACTCCATGTCAAtgaatacatatatatacattttatTCTGATTTCAAAAGTCAATCATTGCCATGAATAGGTAGTCCATTCCATCTACACATATCtggctttatttatttaaaaaaaaaaataccactGCAACCTAGACAATGGTTTTCATCAAACTTGGATGCGGTTAACACAGAAATTCATTTACATGGAAAGCATAACCGAATGATTAGCACCATCTTCAAAGAAATAACATTGtatccaaaaataaattacctATAGAATATAAGTAATTAGCCACCAATCATAATACAACAGATAGTAAACCTGGCTAGTTGTTAATGTTGGCTGTCCTTCAAGCCGCCTCAATCTATATTTAAAAACGGTAAACCCAGAAATACCCTTCTCTGCCCAGTACTTAACAACCTGCAAAAGAGGAGCACATAATACAATGCATTACATCCTATTGAATCATATGGATAAAGCATCTAAAATTTCCCAAATCAACAAAGACTGATATTTATTATtaccaaaataaatataaacttaATACCCCATACAATAAGAGATGCTTTTCAGAATATTACaactaaaataatattatcatccaatatttgtaaaattaaaaagattttacTAAAAAGAAATGCCACATCTGGCATGATCAAAAAACACAAGGCTAAAATGCCAAGCAGGTAAAAGACAAATCAACATGAAAACTGAAAAGTTTTTACAAGGGAAAACCAGACACTTGAAATTCAATTATTCAACCAGTGGCACATCAGACAAATACAGAATTTGACTCCAAAACCCAAGCTTAAGAATACATCTCAGATAAATTACCTTGTATAAGCCAtcatatgtataaatttttcCAGAGTAACTGCTAGCAGATTCATGACCACGAACTACTCTGACAGGCACGCCTTGGTCCACACAGTTCTGTAGTTAAAATCAGGCAAAAAGTAAGTCTACAACATCTAATTAGATGCCATACAAGACACTCCCCACATTCATATAACTGCAAATCAAACATGTCCCAATAAACATGGATGTGTTTTTCTACAAAGACATTAAAGCAAAATTTTACCATTTCATCATCATGATCagaacttttattttaataattgtttCTATCTTCAATCCAAGATAAACTCACAAAGCCATTTGACAAACTTAAAAAGTTTAAGATGCACAGAATCTAAAAACTTTTACCTAATCTTGAACTCAAGATATGACAGCTGCACTGTTTGAAAGCATATATGTAGATAGTGATTTAGCCAAATCAGATTGGAGGAAACTTGTACTTCACTAACGGCATTAAAAAATCACTAAAGTTAGAAAACTTGTATATTAAAGAATCactaaagttttttttttttttttgagaattaaATGTTAAGTTTCATTACTTGATAAAATGCATATACAAAAACTACCCTTGTTGGTAATAGAACAGGATTCACCAGAGTAGAACTTTTTGGCCAGAACCTTGTTCAAGAGAACCTAGACACAACAAAATCACCCAGGATGCATGGTGGGATCAGGAATCACCAGAGTTAGGTAATGGCATTAACATTTTACAGGTTAGTTATGTACTTCACTAAAGTTTTCAAAGtgtatatgtaatttttttctgCATCAATAGTTCAAAACTCAGAAGTTGAGTTTTCTCCAACCAGGGGAGAATGGAGGATGCAATTTTCCTAGTTGGGAGATCACATTATctaggaatttattttatattttatgggTTTAACTGTAacctttatatatttttaggatattaTAGAATATTTAGGTTATTTTATGTTAACTAGTATTTTACTTCGTTTACAAACATTAGGTTTTAGGGTTATATTTGgtattttacattttattaggtttcaggttcagtataaaTACCTATGTTTGGTTTTGATAAGAGtttgatgaatgatattttgaCATTGAGATTTGAGTTTATAAAACTGgagattttcaaattgttcTTGAGTGTTACTCTTTTGGATTATTATTCTACATCACAAAAATACACATACACACAAAAGAGGCAGCATTTTCATAATCATACCACACCATAATtctttgtttaaaaattatatccTGATTCCTGAGTAAgattagaaaattttgaatatatttagcttccAAAGAGTAACAAATTCAATTAACAACCATCCAAGAAAGGAGAcaatataaatcaataacacATTTAGAATTCACACCTTGAGTGCGAGATTACCACGTTCCATAACTTGATCCCGAATTTGACGTTTATTACCAGTTAGGTCATGCCCTCCTTGTCCAGTATAGACAACATCTTCAGCATTATCTAAATCATCCTCATACATGCCCGATAAAACTATAGCTACTCCAAGTGGGAATATATAGTGTTCATACTCCTGCAATTTTTCAACCACAAAAACAGAAAGAATAAATGCGATGGTTGTGGCATAAATATTATCAATACTCtatcatttctttctttgataaacaaaaataatagtaaCCACTCAATCAGAAAACAACCTAACGAAGGACTCCCCAAGAGCATGCacaaaaaacttaatttggaagaaaaacaaaagccaTCTAAAAAATCTAATTGAAATATCAGGAACAACAAACGATTCTGACAAGAGATTACAGAGCTAATAAAACATGatttcaactcattttcaCACATGTTTCCTGTAAGGGATGTTTTACCAAATAAAAACTTCTAATGGTAGCCAACAGCACTCGATGGCaacaaaaaacaaagtaaCAGCAGCAACCCCCTGCACAAACTggattctttttcattttttgggAGGTTGAAAGGCATGTGAGTACAGTTACAATGAGCAGTGTAGAAATGGTAACATAATGCAGTTATAGAgcatctttaaatcaaattaacaaTCAATAAAAAGCCAAAGAAATTGAGTTCAATCACTATAACCCCTTTCACAGGAAACATGAATGCATTACCCCTTTCTTGTAGGACTGTCCCATATAATCAATACCATTCAACCAATGGCTA is drawn from Theobroma cacao cultivar B97-61/B2 chromosome 4, Criollo_cocoa_genome_V2, whole genome shotgun sequence and contains these coding sequences:
- the LOC18601131 gene encoding uncharacterized protein LOC18601131, encoding MEDSFNVRVGKAFGSLASSSSSKSQSLSSLWSLTDHEIEKREWNRDKESPERPEEEEGLLEKFRWKKTITFRAELEKDLDDLDEDEEDEEEARASSTSSKGGKPEDYNDEEWEIKSSIGRDCTLDYEEEEDQYDKVAVGREKTGDRLYMKDVNDYEIDADSGNVLPTTFRDFSRDPRANHIAAKLRLKEDAEAAKKRLEEDAETAKKIDSLRVSDSDGPAGMDAHVSTFEDGNLKSILKRKDDAESNPKPQKRVRFDSECKNDFNEGSEGAEDVPKEACLTDEEEAMVSNKASTLPQDYPSGIPDYLRNPSKYTRYTFDLSDVDDGSNRQAYMDFLKLIKRSDATEPLADDDPSDLTKPVTFIPKRKTSDVIMGESCSEPKQIREDTEKESMHRRGLPIGIAAGDTNDGVCAMEEDEPQTIIDKRNISQRSGRQYRMKPSSESRD
- the LOC18601132 gene encoding histone-lysine N-methyltransferase, H3 lysine-9 specific SUVH4 isoform X2; translated protein: MVVQSPHSVESSVPTAKNGGRRGKGSSEKENVSGQRRASARLLAAKERAEKALSIKRGVEVLDPEEDGGRSRKKANVESEKLNLKDAQNGSPKLPETEPKINEKVAKMVERAAKIAEGLDTTNANAPNVVEKSAHIKVKETIRLFNKHYLHFVQEEEKRCGAVKVGKKAPKGKKTKKRDVSEGDGKGKAKRPDLKAITKEYEHYIFPLGVAIVLSGMYEDDLDNAEDVVYTGQGGHDLTGNKRQIRDQVMERGNLALKNCVDQGVPVRVVRGHESASSYSGKIYTYDGLYKVVKYWAEKGISGFTVFKYRLRRLEGQPTLTTSQVQFTYGRVPKCPSEIRGLVCEDLSGGQEDVPIPATNLVDDPPVAPTGFTYCKSMKVARNIKLPSNAAGCDCKGVCWDPKACACARLNGSDFPYVHRDGGRLIEAKHIVFECGPKCRCNANCVNRTSQRGLKYRLEVFRTPKKGWAVRSWDFIPAGAPVCEYIGVLTRTEELDNVSENNYIFDIDCLQTMRGLGGRERRQQDASLPMIQNMDKNDEQRSESVPEFCIDAGSFGNVARFINHSCEPNLFIQCVLSAHQDFKLARVMLFAADNIPPLQELTYDYGYALDSVYGPDGKVKRMTCYCGAEDCRKRLF
- the LOC18601132 gene encoding histone-lysine N-methyltransferase, H3 lysine-9 specific SUVH4 isoform X1 produces the protein MVVQSPHSVESSVPTAKNGGRRGKGSSEKENVSGQRRASARLLAAKERAEKALSIKRGVEVLDPEEDGGRSRKKANVESEKLNLKDAQNGSPKLPETEPKINEKVAKMVERAAKIAEGLDTTNANAPNVVEKSAHIKVKETIRLFNKHYLHFVQEEEKRCGAVKVGKKAPKGKKTKKRDVSEGDGKGKAKRPDLKAITKMMEKNEVLYPEKTIGSLPGIDVGHRFYSRAEMVAVGFHSHWLNGIDYMGQSYKKGEYEHYIFPLGVAIVLSGMYEDDLDNAEDVVYTGQGGHDLTGNKRQIRDQVMERGNLALKNCVDQGVPVRVVRGHESASSYSGKIYTYDGLYKVVKYWAEKGISGFTVFKYRLRRLEGQPTLTTSQVQFTYGRVPKCPSEIRGLVCEDLSGGQEDVPIPATNLVDDPPVAPTGFTYCKSMKVARNIKLPSNAAGCDCKGVCWDPKACACARLNGSDFPYVHRDGGRLIEAKHIVFECGPKCRCNANCVNRTSQRGLKYRLEVFRTPKKGWAVRSWDFIPAGAPVCEYIGVLTRTEELDNVSENNYIFDIDCLQTMRGLGGRERRQQDASLPMIQNMDKNDEQRSESVPEFCIDAGSFGNVARFINHSCEPNLFIQCVLSAHQDFKLARVMLFAADNIPPLQELTYDYGYALDSVYGPDGKVKRMTCYCGAEDCRKRLF